A section of the Triticum dicoccoides isolate Atlit2015 ecotype Zavitan chromosome 7A, WEW_v2.0, whole genome shotgun sequence genome encodes:
- the LOC119330162 gene encoding 26S proteasome regulatory subunit 10B homolog A-like yields the protein MAATADDARRAAAVAKYRASLLAYRERQSLLTTGEENLKKARKEREITDGHVKAFQSIGQIVGEVLRPLGGERFIVKVRSGPRYLVNCRNKLNTESLKTGTRVCLDPSTLTIVRMLPREVDPLVFNMVHEDPGNVSFSAVGGLSDQIREIRETIELPLVNPELFLRVGIKPPKGVLFYGPPGTGKTLLARALASNIDVNFIKVVSSAVIGKYIGESARIIREMFAYARNHEPCIIFMDEIDALGGRRFSEGTSADREIQRTLMELLNQLDGFDELGKVKIIMATNRPDVLDPALLRPGRLDCKIEIPLPNEQARLEILKIHAAGMAKHGEINYEAAAKLAEGFNAADMRNICTEAGMAAIRAERDYAINEDFMKGVRKLTELKKLESSANYKADFGSG from the exons ATGGCCGCGACCGCCGACGacgcccgccgcgccgccgccgtcgccaagtaCCGCGCCAGCCTCCTCGCCTACCGGGAGCGCCAGTCCCTCCTCACCACAG GGGAAGAGAACCTGAAGAAGGCTAGGAAGGAGCGTGAGATAACTGATGGGCATGTCAAGGCGTTTCAGAGCATTGGGCAGATAGTGGGGGAGGTGTTGCGCCCGCTTGGCGGCGAGCGTT TTATCGTCAAGGTTAGGAGTGGTCCTCGATACCTTGTCAACTGTCGCAATAAGTTGAACACGGAGAGCTTGAAAACAGGCACACGCGTGTGTCTTGACCCAAGCACACTTACAATCGTGCGCATGCTTCCGCGTGAG GTGGACCCTTTAGTGTTCAACATGGTTCATGAAGATCCAGGGAATGTCAGCTTCTCTGCTGTTGGAGGGCTATCTGACCAGATCAGGGAAATTAGGGAGACCATAGAACTTCCGCTCGTGAACCCTGAACTGTTTCTGCGAGTTGGTATTAAGCCACCCAAG GGAGTGCTCTTCTACGGCCCACCTGGAACTGGGAAGACACTGCTGGCTAGGGCTCTTGCAAGTAACATAGATGTGAACTTTATTAAG GTTGTCTCAAGTGCAGTCATTGGTAAGTATATTGGTGAGAGTGCTCGGATAATAAGGGAAATGTTTGCATATGCACGTAATCACGAG CCGTGCATCATCTTCATGGATGAAATTGACGCACTTGGAGGAAGAAGATTCAGTGAAGGCACAAGTGCTGATCGCGAGATCCAAAGGACGCTCATGGAACTGCTAAACCAGTTAGATGGGTTTGATGAACTTGGAAAG GTGAAGATAATCATGGCGACCAACCGTCCGGATGTGCTGGACCCTGCTCTCCTACGCCCTGGGCGTCTGGATTGCAAGATTGAAATCCCTCTTCCTAACGAGCAAGCGAGGCTGGAAATCCTCAAGATACATGCAGCTGGGATGGCCAAGCACGGTGAAATCAACTACGAAGCTGCTGCCAAGCTAGCAGAG GGATTCAACGCCGCTGACATGCGCAACATCTGCACAGAGGCCGGCATGGCGGCGATCCGAGCGGAGCGTGACTACGCCATCAACGAGGACTTCATGAAG GGGGTGAGGAAGCTGACGGAGTTGAAGAAGCTGGAGTCCAGCGCCAACTACAAGGCGGACTTCGGCAGCGGCTAG
- the LOC119332665 gene encoding expansin-like A4, translating to MATAVAFAHLLLFLVLVSPVACYSASPSHRCDWCPQWSTASLLPPDATITGAACGYGGPAAAAELADGSFHIAAVNTGFFRQGQACGACYQLRCRGRSACAKDGVKVVVVADVPETNSTGGGERFMLTKDAFAALTTAGADGQPAVDVDFRRIPCAYKSKNLAVRVEETSSRDKGHLAVRFLYQGGQTDIVAVEVARAEIPGATATTQSTAAPSLTTWQYMTQREGSPGVWRTSRTPAGPLRLRLVVTAGSGGKWLRAEGVVLPAEWQAGAVYDTGLRVTDVAASTCGGASCSASGDDEEE from the coding sequence ATGGCCACCGCCGTCGCATTTGCCCACCTTCTACTTTTCCTCGTCTTGGTGTCCCCAGTGGCCTGCTACTCTGCTAGTCCCTCGCACCGCTGCGACTGGTGCCCTCAGTGGTCCACCGCCTCCCTCCTGCCTCCCGATGCCACCATCACCGGAGCCGCGTGCGGGTACGGTGGCCCGGCAGCGGCAGCTGAGCTTGCTGACGGGAGCTTCCACATTGCGGCCGTCAACACCGGCTTTTTCCGCCAAGGCCAGGCCTGCGGCGCCTGCTACCAGCTGAGGTGCAGGGGCCGGAGCGCGTGCGCGAAGGACGGCGTCAAGGTCGTCGTCGTCGCCGACGTGCCGGAGACGAACAGCACAGGCGGGGGCGAGCGGTTCATGCTTACCAAGGACGCCTTCGCCGCCTTGACTACTGCTGGTGCCGATGGTCAGCCGGCCGTCGACGTCGACTTCAGGAGGATACCTTGCGCTTATAAAAGCAAAAACCTTGCGGTGAGGGTGGAGGAGACGAGCAGCAGGGACAAGGGCCACCTCGCCGTCAGGTTCCTCTACCAGGGCGGCCAGACCGACATCGTCGCCGTCGAGGTGGCGCGGGCGGAAATTCCTGGTGCCACTGCCACGACCCAGAGTACCGCCGCGCCGTCGCTGACCACATGGCAGTACATGACGCAGCGCGAGGGGTCGCCGGGCGTGTGGCGCACGTCGCGCACGCCGGCCGGCCCGTTGAGGCTCCGGCTCGTCGTGACCGCCGGCTCCGGCGGCAAGTGGCTTCGAGCCGAAGGTGTAGTGCTCCCCGCGGAGTGGCAGGCCGGCGCGGTCTACGACACTGGACTGCGCGTCACCGACGTCGCCGCAAGCACCTGCGgcggcgcctcctgctccgcctccggagacgacgaggaggagtag